The sequence ggtccctccatttttggagCAACAGCAAgatacacaccacaaataaaaggaggagctcggccaaacacccagaaagggtaaGTCAAAAAATTAGTGGGTGGCGAGGCTATTTTTACTTTGTTTCACCAGTTTAGAACTTTCTCTAGCCGCATTCAGTGCcgggattgcagcttggctatccgaaagaatagcgatattgcccttaaaagagaaatctgtgatTAGCAGCCTACATGCTTCACCAATTGCAAGTACTTCCGACACTGCAGGCATTGGGGAGAtgcacaaatttttcaattttaagtctatgagccATCAGTAGAGACTGTAGtgccgaagttgtttagtgagaattccattcctccttagatggaaagagagtggcaaaattcctattgaatgttaccgtcggggcGATGTGGTCAgccctcaccgaggttaactgagtagACTGGCGTGACCATAagctttttctttccagcgacccgcttcgtttaacctaaatgcactcatggttgccgccTTTTTAATATGTAGCTCTATTGGAATAACATGaactgattgcaccgaccgttattgcacaggctgatctttgtattctgacAAGTAATTTGATATTGTAATCTCTCCATAGAGCTTTCCTCCAAACTGctgaaccatacgataaaattggtcgtataaccgtcttatacagccataatgtatgcttaggttgaaggccccatcttcttccaagcatacgtttacaggcatataaagcaatttctcttttccttacccgttcttctttccagctaagtttggagtccagaactACCCCTacgtactttgcactgggtgataGTGAGAAAGTTTGTCCGTTATCTGGTGATAAAGAGCATGAGCTCTGTTTTACGccggtttaaacttaggccacagcctgttGCCCAAGaattaagctcgcctaatgccctttgaatgatcccactgatcgtattaggacacagtcctgacgccattaacaccgccaccgcttttaccccacctctaatAAGTTTTGTTAAAACTTTGCTAATAGCgcataaccagagaagtggagataatactcccccctgtggagtaCCCCTATGGACTCTcttagttatgttgatattacccatgttagctttgatgatcctagtttctagcatagagatgatccaattgctgatacaattttccacccctaagtctattaacgcccgttggatagcaAAGCTGCCATGGTATACTGTTTGTTGACTAGagacccctctattgttcggactacctcgtgaagcgctgtctccaaCGATTTGCTTGTCTAGTGGACCTTTTAATCCTTTTTATGCCTTTTCCAGACCTGCTGATTAGACTGTACCATTCAACGTTGCGGGTGCTGTACTGGCGTTTTTGCCTTCCAATTTtgcttgaatttctttcaaaatcttgccTTTCGTCTCTGGTACAACGAAGAATACGTAGGTTGCTCCAGTGACAGTGATGTCTGAGAAGAACCAGAAGGTTTAACCTGAGTCCATTGTTTCCTTCAGGTCCTTAAATGCCTTCGTTCCAATTAAAGCCAAAATCCAGTTGGTTGTGCCAGCAATGGAGCCAGCTACACCTTTAATATCAGCAGTGCAAGCATCTTACCCATCGTCAACCATGGGACTGGGCCGAaattattaaaggtggtatcggtaaatcagctcatttgttttttctttctttcgccGTCTCCaagtggctgtcagcccagagtGAAACAAGgttaattcatttttgttttctactttaccaatactttgctttgacaatcaaacgtgcaaaacatttttgttgctctcgtgctaccacctttaaggggagaaaatttgaagtgaatccaacaaataattttcgagttattcaacaattaacaaagggcgcccggagctcgatagcaaaactttaaatgcgtttttctcaaaactttgtttttgaacTGTTGATCTGTAACTGAACTTGAACTGTAACTTGAAAACCGCTTGATaggtttcaaaaaaaatgtatactgctttttaaaaacataaaaaggttGTACCTGATCGAAggacttttcttttttgaaaaatttcgattttttgtttttaacaattaattgtcgggtttttcttcgaaaatttgaaaaattttttctgaggccgccatattgttaattttgaaaaaaaagcttcgctcaggcacaagattatctattaataaaaccaaTTTCTCTTTTCCGATtcattttagatgaatctccaaggacttgtgatgatccccgcaagggacttctggagaaatgggCCCCACACAAACTGCGATAACTTTaacaattatattaataattttttttttttttaattttgctagaGTCAAGTCTACAATtgatgctatgtttttattttttcaaaataaagcaactgactagcaacacacaattattgaaaatcatcattttttctggcatctgactacctctaaccccttaatgaatgcgccttgcgagttgtttgttgtaatatagaataaatttacttaaaataaatattataacgcACGAGCAACTAAGGCTATCGacttaaagtaaaattaaattgtcaCATATTTGGAgcacaaaaattgtatgtagAAGCATCGcgacgaaaacaaaaatttgttttttaaccaacctaatgtgcatatgtatatacatttgcaCCACCTTTTAGTCGTTAATAATCCAATCCTGCATTTGGGTTTTCTGTTCGCCCATTTGCTCGCCCATTAATTGAGTCATGCGGAACTGTATGACAACGAGCAGATAATTAAAGATGACTGCCGTTATCTAAAAAggaaaatagaatagaaaacaaataagcaaaaaattgtatttaacccGCTACGCACCGTTGCAATGATTGTGCGATTGTAAATCATATTCAAGCCGCAAGTAAACTCAAATTTATTACTCAGACACCAATGCATTGTAGTCTCAACCAACAGTTTGGCTGATTTGACATTCGGGAACCGGATATCGATGTGTTCGACTAGACGCAGGCAACGTTTACcctgaaaaacagaaaaacattgCAAGCCATTGAATTGCAATTATCATAAAAGCATTCGTCAGATCGAACCAGTGACCCAGCAGCGACTCACCTCTTTAATAGCCATGTCACAGTAGACGGGCGCGGTGATGAATTTGTGCAGTGGCAAAAATAGCCACAAAATGCCTTGTGCAAAAAATGTGTAATTCACACGCTCACCCAACGAATGCCCGAAGACCAGGTACAATACAGTTATTACCGTCATAAAATCATGCGCCACACCCACTGACAAACCAACGCGATGCACCTCATTTACAGAGTCAATGAATTCATGCAGCGTACGCACCATATCCACGAGGCTATGAAGGCTAGCTGTACGTCGTGGCGATTGCGGAAACATCTTGCGCAAATAATTCGCATCGAGTAACTTTTGTAGCAAACGAAAGCGAACACGTAACATTTCGGCGAAATTCGAATGCATATAGCAAGTGACGTGGAGTCCGCAGGTGATGGCTGCATATAAGAAAACAAGACTGCCGACTAAATATTCGTTCGCATTTGGTAGTGCTTGCTTCATTGCCAAAGAAATAGCTGCGAGGTAGACAAGAGCCAATAGGCCCACCTGAATGCCATTTTTCAGCATCAGTTTGtgataatttaaatttgcacCGAACTCGCGCATCAACTTCTGGTCCAACGCATTGATGCGATCGTAGAGTGCCACATGACTGTTTGCTTGTCGCAGCATGGAGCTTATTATGATCACATAACAGCCAGTGGACATGAGCAGCTCCAGTGTGCAAAGGg is a genomic window of Anastrepha ludens isolate Willacy chromosome 6, idAnaLude1.1, whole genome shotgun sequence containing:
- the LOC128865752 gene encoding putative gustatory receptor 57a produces the protein MKMCCALSLLTAAVVAAANSGSTTEMRIPIQQQRQRQPQPQQQQCIKLNVDDVSVAEIFQNHHKAKCLLGNPEYSALIYERDKFILALCTLELLMSTGCYVIIISSMLRQANSHVALYDRINALDQKLMREFGANLNYHKLMLKNGIQVGLLALVYLAAISLAMKQALPNANEYLVGSLVFLYAAITCGLHVTCYMHSNFAEMLRVRFRLLQKLLDANYLRKMFPQSPRRTASLHSLVDMVRTLHEFIDSVNEVHRVGLSVGVAHDFMTVITVLYLVFGHSLGERVNYTFFAQGILWLFLPLHKFITAPVYCDMAIKEGKRCLRLVEHIDIRFPNVKSAKLLVETTMHWCLSNKFEFTCGLNMIYNRTIIATITAVIFNYLLVVIQFRMTQLMGEQMGEQKTQMQDWIIND